The Hippea jasoniae genome includes the window TGGTGGATTTTTTAATCTGCTTAACTACAAACGATTCTTTGAGTATCTTTTCTTTTATCGATTCTACTTCCTGCTTTGTTTTAATATCAAATTTATCTAACTTGCGAGAGTTTATTTCTATGAGTTGAGATTCTATATCACCCTTAAACAGAAGATGAATGCTCCAATATTCCTGAGGCGTAAAATTGTTTATCTCTTCTTCTCTGTCAACAATAAGCTTTAATGCCACAGATTGAACCCTTCCTGCAGATAGCCCCTTTTGGATCTTTTTTGCAAGTAGAGGTGAAAGCTTATAACCAACGATTCTATCTAAAATTCTTCTTGCCTCCTGAGAGTTTACCATATCGATATCAATTGTTCGTGGGGATTTGATTGCATTCAGGATAGCATTTTTTGTTATTTCGTGAAACACTATCCTTTTTATCTTATCTTCGTTTAATTTTGCAGCTTTTGTGATATGCCAGCCTATGGCTTCACCCTCTCTATCCTCATCTGTTGCTATGTAAACTAAGTCTGATTGCTTTGAAAGCTTCTTAATATTATCCACAACAGGCTTTTTTTCTTTTGGAACAACATATTTTGGCTTAAAACCGTTTTCTATATCTACGCCAAATGAGCTTTTTGGTAAATCCCTGATATGACCGTAGGAGGCAACTACATTAAAATCCTTTCCCAAAAACTTTGAGATTGTTTTGGCTTTTGCTGGTGATTCAACTATCACAAGATTCATAAATTTCCCCTTTCACTGCCTTATATATCCTGACGGCGTTTTTTTAACAAGACCCTTCAAGGACAGATCAAAAATAATCTCAGCAACCTCCTGAATTGTTAGTTGTGTTTTTAGAGCTATCTCATTTTCATCCATCTCTGCATCCATTGCCTCATAAACGAGTTTTTCTTTTTCTTCTAACTCAGGCGTTGCATAATCACTGTATTGTCCTATCTCCTTTTTAAGCTCGACATAGAAATGAGATGGAATTGTGTATCTATCAATAACAATTGTTGCACCATCGTATATCAATCTATTTGTTCCTTCGCTACGTTTTGAAAATATATCACCCGGCAGGGCAAATACCGTTTTTCCCTGTTCTGCTGCAATCCTTGCTGTAATTAGTGAACCGCTTTTAAGCTCTGCCTCAACCACAAATACAGCATCAGAGAGTCCCGCTATAATTCTGTTTCTCCTTGGAAAGTTATATCTATTCGGTGGGGTTGAAAGAGGAAATTCGCTGATTATGCAGCCTTTTTGAGGCATTAGCTCAAACAACGCTTTATTGCTATAAGGATACACTATATCTATACCGCAGCCCAAAACTCCAATTGTATAGCCACCCCCACCTATGGCAATTTTATGGGCAAGTGCATCTATGCCCATGGCAAGGCCGCTTATTATTTCAAACCCAGCCTCAACTATAGGTGGAAGTATATGTTTGAGAGCCTTTTGCCCATAGCCTGATGGATGCCTGCTGCCCACCACTGCAAGAGGCATAGATAGTTCTTTAAGTTTTCCTTTTACATATAGCACTACAGGTGGATAATCCATTTGCCTAAGTCTTTCTGGATAGTCATCATCAAAAAAACTTATAAGTTTGATACTGTTTTTCTCTACATATTCAAGTTCTTTTGATACATCTCTTTTTTTTATTTTATCTTTAACCTCAAAATACAGCTCATCTAAACTTTCAAATCTTGATGGGTCTTTAATGTTTATGCCAGAAAGCAGAATTTTAAGTTCATTTGTATGCAACAAGCAACCTCACATATCCAAGGTAGTGATAATACTCTTTAAAATCTACAAAGCCAAATCTCTTTAGTTTACTTTTAAGGTCGATTCTGATGAATTCGCTGGCAAGAGGGCACTCACCGTATTTAAAGGCAAACTTTACTATAGGGTTGGCTTTATTTAAGTCAAATTCGTTGTAGTCGAGTATACAAAACCTGCCACCTGTTTTGAGCAATTCAGAAGCATTTTTAATAATCATATCCCGTTGAGAATCTATAAACCCATGCAAAACAAACGATATAAACGCCACATCAAAATAGTTTTTAAAGGGGGCTAGTTTTCTGATATCGTGATAAAAAATCCTTACATTTTTGTTTTCACATCTGTTTTTGGCAATTCTTATCATCTCTTTTGATGTATCAAAACCCACAACATCTCTATTGGTGAGCTGCTGAATCATACAGAGATTTTTTGCTGTGCCGCAACCAAAATCAACAACATTTTCGTTATTTTTTATCTTAAGTTGATTTATTACCGTTTTCATAAACTTGTTGTATGTAAAGCCGCTCAAAAGTTGCATCATAAAATCATAGATATGAGCCTCAAAACCGTCAATCTCAACCTTTGAAATCTTTTTCTCCATATCATCCTCCTTTTTAAAGGCTTTAACTTTATATAAAAATTTTTTGTTTTTTCAAGCGTTAAAATATTTGACTAATTTAGAAAAGTCCTTAATATTTAGCTGTGGATAAATACGAAAAGCTGGTTGAACTATACAGGTCAAAACTCAATACAGTTATTT containing:
- the dprA gene encoding DNA-processing protein DprA; the encoded protein is MHTNELKILLSGINIKDPSRFESLDELYFEVKDKIKKRDVSKELEYVEKNSIKLISFFDDDYPERLRQMDYPPVVLYVKGKLKELSMPLAVVGSRHPSGYGQKALKHILPPIVEAGFEIISGLAMGIDALAHKIAIGGGGYTIGVLGCGIDIVYPYSNKALFELMPQKGCIISEFPLSTPPNRYNFPRRNRIIAGLSDAVFVVEAELKSGSLITARIAAEQGKTVFALPGDIFSKRSEGTNRLIYDGATIVIDRYTIPSHFYVELKKEIGQYSDYATPELEEKEKLVYEAMDAEMDENEIALKTQLTIQEVAEIIFDLSLKGLVKKTPSGYIRQ
- a CDS encoding class I SAM-dependent methyltransferase, which translates into the protein MEKKISKVEIDGFEAHIYDFMMQLLSGFTYNKFMKTVINQLKIKNNENVVDFGCGTAKNLCMIQQLTNRDVVGFDTSKEMIRIAKNRCENKNVRIFYHDIRKLAPFKNYFDVAFISFVLHGFIDSQRDMIIKNASELLKTGGRFCILDYNEFDLNKANPIVKFAFKYGECPLASEFIRIDLKSKLKRFGFVDFKEYYHYLGYVRLLVAYK